In a single window of the Streptomyces sp. NBC_00094 genome:
- a CDS encoding helix-turn-helix domain-containing protein, translating into MASLNVGNLGEYLREQRRTAQLSLRQLADAAGVSNPYLSQIERGLRKPSAEVLQQVAKALRISAETLYVRAGILDEKEREELETRAVILADPSINERQKQVLLQIYDSFRKENAAEQAAEAAAEKAAGTGTDTAPGTGTDTAPGTGTDTAPGTGTDTAPGTDTAATPDATPSSS; encoded by the coding sequence ATGGCATCGCTCAACGTCGGCAATCTCGGTGAGTACCTCCGCGAGCAGCGGAGGACCGCACAGCTGTCCCTGCGGCAGCTCGCCGACGCGGCCGGTGTGTCGAACCCGTACCTGAGTCAGATCGAGCGGGGGCTGCGGAAGCCCAGCGCGGAGGTGCTCCAGCAGGTCGCCAAGGCGCTGCGGATCTCCGCCGAGACGCTCTACGTGCGGGCCGGGATCCTCGACGAGAAGGAGCGGGAGGAGCTGGAGACGCGCGCCGTCATCCTGGCCGATCCCTCGATCAACGAGCGGCAGAAGCAGGTCCTGCTCCAGATCTACGACTCGTTCCGCAAGGAGAACGCCGCCGAGCAGGCAGCGGAGGCCGCCGCCGAGAAGGCGGCCGGCACCGGCACCGACACCGCGCCCGGCACCGGCACCGACACCGCGCCCGGCACCGGCACCGACACCGCGCCCGGCACCGGCACCGACACCGCGCCCGGCACCGACACCGCCGCCACACCCGATGCCACACCGTCTTCGAGCTAG
- a CDS encoding DUF2516 family protein: MLRAGFDSLLTLVILLVFTGFAVAALVFAAMAREDAYRAAEKQTKKFWLILLGINLALNLLLPMLFLQIAGLIAAIVFMVDVRPALAQVSGGGRGGRRGGGSSSDGPYGPYNGGR; the protein is encoded by the coding sequence ATGTTGCGCGCGGGATTCGACTCCCTTCTCACCCTGGTGATCTTGCTGGTCTTCACCGGCTTCGCCGTCGCCGCGCTCGTCTTCGCCGCCATGGCGCGCGAGGACGCCTACCGCGCCGCCGAGAAGCAGACGAAGAAGTTCTGGCTGATCCTCCTGGGCATCAACCTCGCCCTGAACCTGCTGCTGCCGATGCTGTTCCTGCAGATCGCCGGGCTGATCGCCGCCATCGTCTTCATGGTGGACGTGCGCCCCGCGCTCGCGCAGGTCTCCGGCGGAGGCCGCGGAGGCCGCCGTGGCGGCGGCTCGAGCAGCGACGGGCCGTACGGTCCGTACAACGGCGGCCGGTAG
- a CDS encoding PP2C family protein-serine/threonine phosphatase, with product MDATAMTGTGTGTDRDRTDLTLLVVEDDPAGVLAVPELLDAADAAGTRVRIRTARNLTEAERLLTDDVHCVLVDLSLPGPRAAGEDPLAPLRHILRLAPRHAVLALATSADAELAAEAVRVGAQDHLFREELDGRLLTRAIRYAVERKRADAVQVKLAESRLRAQENARLERGLLPTPLLEGSDLRFAAHYRPGRSRALLGGDFYDTVRTPDGTVHAMIGDVCGHGPDEAALGVELRIAWRALTFAGLCGDELLSTMQQVLEHERESDEIFATLCTVDIAPDGRRAGLCLAGHPSPLIARHGRAARLLPYEDGGPALGLLPRARWPRRQVELGGAWSLLMYTDGLIEGRSAGPGSPRLGQDGMVDMINRQLSSGLRGEELLEAAVTEVRSLNGGELTDDVAVLALERDKDRDKGRDRDRERARG from the coding sequence ATGGACGCCACCGCTATGACTGGCACAGGCACAGGAACCGACCGCGATCGCACCGATCTCACCCTCCTGGTCGTCGAGGACGACCCGGCGGGTGTCCTCGCCGTACCCGAACTGCTCGACGCGGCGGACGCCGCCGGCACCCGGGTGCGCATCCGTACCGCCCGCAACCTCACCGAGGCCGAGCGGCTCCTCACCGACGACGTCCACTGCGTCCTCGTCGACCTCTCCCTGCCCGGCCCCCGCGCCGCCGGGGAGGACCCGCTCGCCCCGCTGCGCCACATCCTGCGCCTCGCCCCGCGCCACGCCGTCCTCGCCCTCGCGACCTCGGCGGACGCGGAGCTGGCGGCCGAGGCGGTACGGGTCGGGGCCCAGGACCACCTCTTCCGCGAGGAGCTCGACGGGCGGCTGCTCACCCGGGCCATCCGGTACGCGGTCGAGCGCAAGCGCGCCGACGCCGTCCAGGTGAAACTGGCCGAGTCCCGGCTGCGGGCCCAGGAGAACGCCCGCCTGGAGCGCGGACTCCTCCCGACCCCGCTCCTGGAGGGCTCGGACCTGCGGTTCGCGGCCCACTACCGGCCCGGCCGCTCCCGCGCGCTGCTCGGCGGCGACTTCTACGACACCGTCCGCACGCCCGACGGCACCGTCCACGCCATGATCGGTGACGTCTGCGGGCACGGACCCGACGAGGCGGCCCTCGGCGTCGAGCTGCGGATCGCGTGGCGGGCGCTGACCTTCGCGGGCCTGTGCGGGGACGAGCTGCTCTCGACGATGCAGCAGGTCCTGGAGCACGAGCGGGAGAGCGACGAGATCTTCGCGACCCTCTGCACCGTCGACATCGCGCCCGACGGACGCCGGGCGGGTCTCTGCCTCGCCGGCCACCCGTCTCCCCTGATCGCCCGGCACGGGCGGGCGGCCAGACTGCTCCCGTACGAGGACGGCGGCCCGGCCCTCGGCCTGCTGCCGCGCGCCCGCTGGCCGCGCCGCCAGGTGGAGCTGGGCGGGGCGTGGAGCCTGCTCATGTACACGGACGGGCTGATCGAGGGCCGCTCGGCCGGCCCCGGCTCGCCGCGGCTCGGCCAGGACGGGATGGTCGACATGATCAACCGGCAGCTGTCCTCGGGCCTGCGGGGCGAGGAGCTCCTGGAGGCGGCGGTGACGGAGGTGCGGTCGCTGAACGGCGGCGAGCTGACGGACGACGTCGCGGTCCTGGCCCTGGAGCGGGACAAGGACAGGGACAAGGGCAGAGACAGAGACAGGGAAAGGGCCCGGGGTTAG
- a CDS encoding C40 family peptidase, translated as MNRRRHTTAAITVICALTVLASPALTLQAAAAPLPPPPPKKNLEEVRKEIDVLYRQAAVATDAYNLAEEKTKEQSAEIVRLALMIVEGREKIEDLKAKAGAAARAQYRNGGLPDGAQLVLTNDPQLFLDNAGRLKAGSKATTDLLGEMTRTQAELSTYAKDAGDNWTKLEAHRVKQAQAKKEINDKIAAAKKLESELAAEERERLRRLEEQAQYRAQTTWLDTGILGDLKTGATPQGKKAVEFATAQIGKPYVWGAEGPDSFDCSGLTQLAWGKAGLPIPRTSQEQWRLLPRVDIKDMRPGDLIVYFKDASHIGMYIGKGAIVHAPRPGRNVTLAGAGSMEILGVVRPG; from the coding sequence GTGAACCGACGTCGCCACACCACCGCCGCGATCACCGTGATCTGCGCCCTGACGGTGCTGGCCTCACCCGCGCTGACCCTCCAGGCCGCCGCCGCTCCGCTGCCGCCTCCTCCGCCGAAGAAGAACCTGGAGGAGGTACGCAAGGAGATCGACGTCCTGTACCGGCAGGCCGCCGTCGCCACCGACGCGTACAACCTCGCCGAGGAGAAGACCAAGGAGCAGTCCGCCGAGATCGTCCGGCTCGCCCTGATGATCGTGGAGGGCCGCGAGAAGATCGAGGACCTCAAGGCCAAGGCGGGCGCCGCAGCCCGCGCGCAGTACCGCAACGGCGGCCTCCCGGACGGCGCGCAGCTCGTCCTCACCAACGACCCGCAGCTCTTCCTCGACAACGCGGGGCGGCTCAAGGCCGGGTCGAAGGCCACGACGGACCTCCTCGGCGAGATGACCCGCACCCAGGCGGAGTTGAGCACCTACGCCAAGGACGCCGGCGACAACTGGACCAAGCTGGAGGCCCACCGGGTCAAGCAGGCCCAGGCGAAGAAGGAGATCAACGACAAGATCGCCGCGGCCAAGAAGCTGGAGTCCGAGCTCGCCGCCGAGGAGCGGGAGCGACTGCGCCGGCTGGAGGAGCAGGCCCAGTACCGGGCCCAGACGACCTGGCTCGACACCGGCATCCTCGGCGACCTCAAGACCGGGGCGACCCCGCAGGGCAAGAAGGCGGTCGAGTTCGCGACGGCGCAGATAGGGAAGCCGTACGTGTGGGGGGCGGAGGGCCCCGACTCGTTCGACTGCTCCGGCCTGACCCAGCTCGCCTGGGGCAAGGCGGGCCTCCCGATCCCGCGCACCTCGCAGGAGCAGTGGCGACTGCTGCCGCGCGTGGACATCAAGGACATGCGCCCGGGCGACCTGATCGTCTACTTCAAGGACGCGAGCCACATCGGGATGTACATCGGCAAGGGCGCGATCGTGCACGCCCCACGCCCAGGACGGAACGTGACCCTCGCGGGGGCGGGCTCGATGGAGATCCTGGGGGTCGTCCGGCCGGGATGA
- a CDS encoding class I SAM-dependent methyltransferase → MAPRTTRPVGTPTRGTTNPNRLRRMDRWIAAVHGPALRRSAEPPLAVDLGYGAAPWTAVELLARLRTVEPRTRLYGIEIEPARVEAAKPYEHEGLSFLHGGFEVPVPGQPSLIRAANVLRQYDEEQVAAVWARLCGRLAPEGLLVEGTCDEIGRRHVWVTLDRSGPRTVTFATRLGSLERPSDLAERLPKALIHRNVPGEPVHAFLRDFDRAWAAAAPYASLGARQRWIRSVRELAADWPLTDGPRRWRQGEVTVRWEALAPRT, encoded by the coding sequence ATGGCCCCGCGCACCACCCGCCCCGTCGGCACACCGACCCGCGGGACCACCAACCCCAACCGGCTGCGCCGCATGGACCGCTGGATCGCCGCCGTCCACGGCCCCGCCCTCCGCCGCTCCGCCGAACCGCCGCTCGCCGTCGACCTCGGTTACGGGGCCGCCCCCTGGACCGCCGTCGAGTTGCTCGCCCGGCTGCGCACCGTCGAGCCCCGCACCCGCCTCTACGGCATCGAGATCGAACCCGCCCGGGTCGAGGCCGCGAAGCCGTACGAGCACGAGGGCCTCTCCTTCCTTCACGGCGGCTTCGAGGTGCCGGTGCCCGGCCAGCCGTCCCTGATCCGGGCGGCGAACGTGCTGCGCCAGTACGACGAGGAGCAGGTCGCGGCCGTGTGGGCGCGACTGTGCGGGCGGCTCGCGCCCGAGGGGCTGCTCGTCGAGGGCACCTGCGACGAGATCGGGCGGCGGCACGTGTGGGTGACCCTCGACCGGAGCGGGCCGCGCACGGTGACCTTCGCGACCCGGCTCGGTTCGCTGGAGCGGCCCTCGGACCTGGCGGAACGGCTGCCGAAGGCGCTCATCCACCGCAACGTGCCGGGCGAACCGGTGCACGCCTTCCTGCGGGACTTCGACCGGGCGTGGGCGGCGGCCGCCCCGTACGCCTCGCTGGGCGCGCGGCAGCGGTGGATCCGCTCGGTCCGTGAACTGGCGGCGGACTGGCCGCTGACGGACGGTCCGCGACGGTGGCGACAGGGCGAGGTGACGGTGCGGTGGGAGGCGCTGGCACCGCGGACCTGA
- the mshA gene encoding D-inositol-3-phosphate glycosyltransferase: MSQYVSRFAGARHRHQAPARLRLPGRNRTPRRIAMLSVHTSPLHQPGTGDAGGMNVYIVELAKRLAAIDIEVEIFTRATTGGLPPVVELTPGVLVRHVDAGPYEGLAKEELPAQLCAFTHGVMQAWAGHRPGHYDLVHSHYWLSGHVGWLAAERWGVPLVHAMHTMAKVKNAALAEGDTPEPAARVIGETQIVSAADRLIANTAEEADELARFYDADPGKIAVVHPGVNLDHFRPADGRAAARARLGLPQDAFIPVFAGRIQPLKAPDILLHAAAKLLEQDPSLRTRMVVPVVGGPSGSGLAKPEGLQKLAARLGIADIVRFHPPVGQDRLADWFRAASVLVMPSYSESFGLVAIEAQAAGTPVVAAAVGGLPVAVRDDVTGFLVQGHDPTDYARALGRFVTDPSLTARMGAAAALHAGSFGWDTAASGTADVYTAAMHDHRVRENRRRVRSHHG, translated from the coding sequence GTGAGCCAGTACGTGTCCCGGTTCGCCGGTGCCCGGCACCGGCACCAGGCGCCGGCCCGGCTCCGGCTCCCCGGCCGGAACCGCACCCCGCGCCGGATCGCCATGCTCAGCGTCCACACCTCGCCGCTGCACCAGCCGGGCACCGGCGACGCGGGCGGCATGAACGTCTACATCGTCGAGCTGGCCAAGCGTCTCGCCGCCATCGACATCGAGGTGGAGATCTTCACCCGGGCCACCACCGGCGGCCTTCCGCCGGTGGTCGAGCTCACCCCCGGCGTCCTCGTCCGGCACGTCGACGCCGGCCCGTACGAGGGTCTGGCCAAGGAGGAGCTGCCGGCCCAGCTCTGCGCCTTCACGCACGGCGTGATGCAGGCGTGGGCGGGCCACCGCCCCGGCCACTACGACCTCGTCCACTCCCACTACTGGCTCTCCGGTCACGTCGGCTGGCTCGCCGCCGAGCGCTGGGGCGTCCCGCTCGTCCACGCCATGCACACCATGGCGAAGGTCAAGAACGCGGCGCTCGCCGAGGGCGACACCCCCGAGCCCGCGGCCCGCGTCATCGGCGAGACCCAGATCGTCTCGGCCGCCGACCGGCTGATCGCCAACACGGCCGAGGAGGCCGACGAGCTCGCCCGTTTCTACGACGCGGACCCCGGCAAGATCGCGGTCGTCCACCCGGGCGTGAACCTCGACCACTTCCGTCCCGCCGACGGCCGCGCCGCCGCCCGGGCCCGCCTCGGGCTCCCGCAGGACGCCTTCATCCCGGTCTTCGCCGGCCGCATACAGCCGCTGAAGGCCCCGGACATCCTGCTGCACGCCGCCGCCAAGCTCCTGGAGCAGGACCCGTCGCTGCGCACCCGCATGGTGGTCCCCGTCGTCGGCGGCCCGAGCGGCAGCGGCCTCGCCAAGCCGGAGGGCCTCCAGAAGCTCGCCGCGCGGCTGGGCATCGCCGACATCGTGCGCTTCCACCCGCCGGTGGGGCAGGACCGGCTCGCCGACTGGTTCCGCGCGGCGAGCGTCCTCGTCATGCCCTCGTACAGCGAGTCCTTCGGTCTGGTCGCCATCGAGGCGCAGGCGGCCGGCACCCCGGTCGTCGCGGCGGCGGTGGGCGGTCTGCCCGTCGCCGTACGGGACGACGTGACCGGTTTCCTCGTCCAGGGGCACGACCCGACGGACTACGCCCGCGCGCTCGGCCGGTTCGTGACCGATCCGTCGCTGACGGCCCGGATGGGCGCGGCGGCGGCCCTGCACGCCGGTTCGTTCGGCTGGGACACGGCGGCCTCGGGGACGGCCGACGTGTACACGGCGGCCATGCACGACCATCGGGTGCGCGAGAACCGCCGTCGCGTACGCTCCCACCATGGCTGA